In one Cercospora beticola chromosome 1, complete sequence genomic region, the following are encoded:
- a CDS encoding uncharacterized protein (antiSMASH:Cluster_9): protein MDSTLALDCESTYRYYTPSVPLATVAVVLFTVGVGAHTTHMVKTRTWDNAFMVLGGCCQLVGYIARLASAWHPCSKSLFDAQKVLLLFGPSLLMFTITLTHTQYIRAIRAEAFCWVPALQWQRPAYLSCNTIIIVLQAAGAGLIATSLSREDAEVANKVAIAGYMVQVLFSIYLLAEHTWVGFRTKKAAEVSRDDDLTTMASEPSLMSAKDLFQHWSRWGNLITLGIGIAGMGRSMMRLGETKADFMKENEWPSYVFDGY, encoded by the exons ATGGATTCGACACTGGCTCTAGACTGCGAGTCTACATACCGATACTACACTCCCAGCGTTCCGTTGGCTACTGTCGCTGTTGTCCTTTTCACTGTTGGCGTGGGTGCACACACAACGCATATGGTCAAGACCAGAACATGGGACAATGCATTCATGGTCTTAGGCGGCTGCT GTCAACTGGTTGGATACATCGCCCGGCTGGCCTCTGCATGGCATCCGTGTAGTAAATCTCTGTTTGATGCACAGAAAGTCTTGCTACTCTTCGGACCATCCCTTCTCATGTTTACCATTACCTTGACGCACACGCAATACATCAGGGCGATTCGTGCTGAAGCGTTCTGCTGGGTACCGGCTCTTCAATGGCAGCGGCCAGCATACCTGTCATGTAACACGATTATCATTGTCTTGCAAGCCGCTGGCGCAGGACTGATAGCTACCTCCTTGTCGAGAGAAGACGCAGAAGTCGCCAACAAAGTCGCCATAGCTGGATACATGGTGCAAGTACTGTTTTCAATCTATCTACTGGCAGAGCACACCTGGGTAGGATTCCGCACGAAGAAGGCAGCCGAAGTGAGCCGCGACGACGATTTGACAACGATGGCGTCTGAGCCCAGTCTCATGTCAGCAAAAGACCTATTTCAGCATTGGAGTCGATGGGGAAATCTCATCACCTTGGGAATCGGCATCGCTGGCATGGGTCGGAGCATGATGCGTTTGGGCGAGACGAAGGCCGACTTCATGAAAGAAAACGAGTGGCCTAGTTATGTTTTCGATGGATATTAG
- a CDS encoding uncharacterized protein (SMCOG1106:major facilitator transporter~antiSMASH:Cluster_9) produces MVLSEKSRYLPDEVSDNAEQNSPAKLTSGPQTPRLSAEQSLDQDSIRDLDIERNASLDGDAAATARDEFEVWWEEPADQDPENPLNWTNTRKIITIITISFVTFLTPLASSMFAPGVPNVLDEFNTDSEAIATFVVSIFVLGFAFGPLIVAPCSELYGRNVVYHVCNIFFVVFTICNAVSTNIGMLLAFRFLAGFAGVGAVTIGSGTISDMIPAKRRGLAMSCWSLGPLFGPVIGPIAGGYLTESAGWRWVFWVITIAAGISTVACFFILKETYADTILTKKAERLRKKTGNPAWHPRLTSKTAGKQLIKESFARPMQILLFSPVASLMCFYIATLYGLLYILFTTFTFVFVDQYDFSTGSAGLSYLGSGVGTVAGLFVSASFSDFKVRRKLAMNQEPQPEDRLPWFMVLPGSLSIPVGFLIYGWGAHYRVHWIVPQIGTAVIGFSVIIILMCIQTYLVDTYNHHAASAIAASTILRNLLGALLPLSGLSIYDGLGLGWGNTLFGLLALCAAPIPMLFGMFGERLRNRAMVTR; encoded by the exons ATGGTTCTGTCTGAGAAGTCAAGATACCTGCCCGATGAAGTTTCAGACAATGCTGAGCAGAATTCGCCGGCGAAGTTGACCTCTGGGCCTCAGACCCCTCGATTGAGCGCCGAACAGTCACTCGATCAGGATTCCATTCGCGATCTGGACATCGAACGAAATGCATCGCTGGATGGCGAtgccgcagcaacagcccGTGACGAATTCGAAGTATGGTGGGAGGAGCCCGCAGATCAAGATCCGGAGAATCCTTTGAATTGGACCAATACACGGAagatcatcaccatcatcacTATTTCTTTCGTCACCTTTCTGAC TCCACTCGCATCATCGATGTTCGCACCTGGCGTTCCAAATGTCCTGGACGAGTTCAATACGGATTCCGAAGCCATTGCTACATTCGTTGTGTCGATCTTCGTGTTGGGGTTTGCTTTCGGTCCTCTGATCGTTGCGCCTTGTAGCGAATTGTATGGCCGCAATGTCGTCTACCATGTTTGCAACATATTTTTCGTCGTTTTCACGATCTGCAATGCTGTCTCGACGAACATTGGAATGCTGTTGGCTTTTCGATTTCTTGCTGGATTCGCTGGCGTTGGT GCTGTTACCATTGGAAGCGGTACCATTTCCGATATGATCCCCGCAAAGCGCAGAGGGTTGGCGATGTCTTGCTGGTCTCTCGGACCTCTTTTTGGGCCGGTCATC GGTCCGATTGCAGGTGGCTACCTTACAGAATCTGCGGGATGGCGATGGGTATTCTGGGTGATAACGATCGCG GCTGGAATTTCGACTGTCGCCTGTTTCTTTATCCTCAAAGAAACATACGCCGATACCATCTTGAccaagaaggcggagaggCTTCGAAAGAAGACCGGAAATCCAGCGTGGCATCCACGGCTGACCTCGAAAACTGCTGGGAAGCAGCTCATAAAAGAGTCCTTTGCACGCCCGATGCAGAttctgctcttctcgccGGTCGCATCCTTGATGTGCTTCTACATTGCCACACTGTACGGGCTGCTGTACATCCTCTTCACGACCTTCACCTTTGTGTTCGTGGATCAGTACGACTTCTCTACGGGCAGTGCTGGGTTGTCTTATCTGGGCAGTGGAGTCGGGACTGTGGCTGGCCTGTTCGTATCTGCATCTTTCAGCGACTTCAAAGTTCGTCGCAAACTCGCAATGAATCAAGAGCCGCAACCAGAGGACCGCTTGCCGTGGTTCATGGTCCTTCCAGGAAGTCTTTCCATCCCCGTGGGCTTCCTCATCTATGGCTGGGGAGCTCATTATCGGGTACACTGGATTGTCCCGCAGATTGGGACTGCGGTGATTGGGTTcagcgtcatcatcatcttgatGTGCATCCAGACGTATCTGGTGGATACTTACAATCATCATGCTGCCAGTGCGATTGCTGCGAGCACTATTCTACGAAACCTGCTCGGTGCGCTCCTGCCACTGAGTGGGCTGAGCATTTACGACGGGTTGGGCTTGGGTTGGGGTAACACCCTTTTCGGGTTGCTTGCGTTGTGCGCTGCGCCCATTCCTATGTTATTTGGGATGTTTGGCGAACGGCTTCGGAACAGAGCTATGGTGACTAGGTAG
- a CDS encoding uncharacterized protein (antiSMASH:Cluster_9): MFNISKLKSALSGIVPETRRADNPEPAQGPLTPLPPIAFAAPMYAGCPVYTQPGRPSYSPKRDSSKPPRRPQADKKAATSLQQPERRLSYLRQPDEAADLESGLRDASDPASEFKEDDGLLRPKEDEAISGETTWEQIQALFFTCPIFFVLFALVKMHDIGQVIEHFGRYTGTQGNEEEGGL, encoded by the coding sequence ATGTTCAACATCTCCAAGCTCAAGTCCGCTCTCTCGGGCATAGTCCCAGAGACACGCCGCGCCGACAACCCAGAGCCCGCGCAAGGACCCCTCACTCCCCTTCCACCAATCGCCTTCGCAGCACCAATGTACGCCGGGTGCCCCGTGTACACTCAACCCGGCCGGCCATCCTACTCTCCAAAAAGAGACTCAAGCAAGCCACCAAGGAGACCTCAGGCCGACAAGAAAGCTGCAACTTCGCTGCAGCAACCAGAGCGGCGCCTCTCCTATCTCCGCCAACCAGACGAAGCGGCTGACCTCGAAAGCGGCCTACGCGATGCCTCGGACCCAGCCTCAGAGTTcaaagaagacgatggcttGCTAAGGCCAAAAGAGGACGAAGCCATCTCGGGAGAGACCACGTGGGAGCAAATCCAagctctcttcttcacctgtcccatcttcttcgtgctATTCGCTTTGGTGAAGATGCATGACATAGGGCAGGTGATCGAGCACTTCGGTCGTTATACGGGAACTCAAGGCAacgaggaggaaggcggGTTGTGA
- a CDS encoding uncharacterized protein (antiSMASH:Cluster_9) produces the protein MAFKDYFQARYKLPVQIVYIILVVVAMGLSGAKSLILIGYELLSEHTRFLRKWKSLKAYAIINFLEIIFWAAVMGLIFQANLKSCKGVGCYLSWGVMGVAGVLNQLAVWCFLASWFEFREFKRSRNTEYKEERLDSYQMSNKSTV, from the exons ATGGCCTTCAAGGATTACTTCCAAGCTCGTTACAAGCTTCCGGTACAGATCGTGTACATCATTCTGGTCGTCGTTGCAATGGGTCTCTCA GGAGCCAAGAGCTTGATATTGATCGGCTACGAGTTGCTGTCGGAGCACACGAGGTTTCTCAGGAAGTGGAAGAGCTTGAAAGCATACGCGATCATCAATTTCCTCGAAATCATTTTCTGGGCAGCTGTGATGGGATTGATTTTCCAAGCGAATCTGAAAAGCTGCAAAGGAGTTGGATGTTATCTCAGTTGGGGCGTGATGGGTGTCGCAGGAGTGTTGAA TCAGTTGGCCGTCTGGTGTTTCCTCGCATCCTGGTTCGAGTTCCGCGAGTTCAAGCGCAGTCGCAACACCGAATACAAAGAGGAGCGACTTGATTCGTACCAGATGAGCAACAAGTCCACTGTCTAA
- a CDS encoding uncharacterized protein (antiSMASH:Cluster_9): MPAITRRGRASKVVKNVAPAARRQNPAQDRHTSRKPFASTRGQRGRARGRGSHRPTPARNVESVDKQVNASEQQIIASAHPDPKDAPGTPKVTRVYTELFESKPTSLSFVSQGNLPTSPDVETMTLNLMDFCLLEDNWNPALSHNKLAASCFYFASKIVESGGGIKITPEDVARAFEQEAEMSASAWMMWMAKSGSGASQQYGPAQNDDAELRERAKVACQVSADDVETGSAILLDMRDRLGESVGEYRDALMGLSLSKTAEHEQEPETSVAVSGEAVKTSEQDLVDDSLFNQISWESKDDQEASELLEAGMKGPELVELDDFEASVEDFAS; the protein is encoded by the coding sequence ATGCCGGCTATCACTCGAAGAGGAAGGGCGTCCAAAGTTGTGAAGAATGTGGCTCCGGCAGCAAGACGACAAAACCCTGCCCAGGATCGCCACACATCCCGCAAGCCATTTGCATCAACACGCGGACAGCGAGGCAGAGCTCGCGGCCGCGGTAGCCACAGGCCAACTCCCGCTCGAAACGTCGAAAGCGTAGACAAACAAGTGAATGCCTCCGAACAACAGATCATCGCCTCTGCTCATCCCGATCCAAAGGATGCCCCTGGCACGCCAAAAGTGACGCGAGTGTACACTGAATTGTTTGAATCGAAGCCGACGTCTCTCAGTTTTGTTTCTCAGGGCAATCTACCCACGTCGCCGGATGTGGAAACTATGACATTGAACTTGATGGACTTTTGTCTACTGGAGGACAACTGGAATCCTGCGCTGAGCCACAACAAACTTGCTGCGAGCTGCTTCTACTTTGCATCGAAGATTGTTGAATCTGGCGGGGGGATCAAGATTACACCAGAAGACGTTGCAAGGGCCTTTGAGCAGGAAGCAGAGATGAGTGCAAGTGCGTGGATGATGTGGATGGCCAAGTCAGGAAGCGGAGCAAGTCAACAGTATGGCCCAGCGCAGAATGACGATGCAGAGCTGAGGGAGAGAGCGAAAGTGGCTTGTCAAGTCTCCGCAGATGATGTTGAGACGGGATCAGCAATCCTTTTGGACATGAGAGATAGACTTGGAGAATCAGTGGGAGAATATCGAGATGCACTGATGGGTCTGTCTCTTTCGAAGACAGCAGAGCATGAGCAAGAGCCGGAGACAAGCGTAGCTGTGTCGGGCGAAGCTGTCAAGACAAGTGAGCAAGATCTCGTGGATGATTCACTGTTCAATCAAATATCTTGGGAGAGCAAAGACGACCAGGAAGCTAGTGAGTTGCTCGAAGCAGGAATGAAAGGGCCGGAATTGGTCGAGCTTGATGACTTCGAAGCTTCGGTTGAAGACTTTGCTTCGTAG